The following nucleotide sequence is from Pectinophora gossypiella chromosome 17, ilPecGoss1.1, whole genome shotgun sequence.
TGTACTGTACGTAATACATGGATGCATCGGTAACCTAAGAAGATTTGAATAAGGAACtttctaaaaacaatatagatggcgttgtacagatttaacgtgataattacctacttccTCATTACTCGGTGTACTGAATTATagaggtacttataaaaatataatataatggcagtggcataaattaaaatatataatttttttgcCTGATATTCGTATCACATTATAtatagaattgggtcgtgtactaggttcaagataaattatgaaattctgattactaaataaagacacatctaaaactaacgaaaaatattttcttttttctattaaacttatttatgaattttaatcaagaaaaacgtaataataagtccgacattttgtcacgtttttctatgacgtcacagagtgctttttcatacaaattccatagtaatttcgtgttttgacgtttagtaaaaagtaactgatttgactagttggaaactagcctattatgttgtttaataatgggtggaagatgtgttgtgtctgggtgtaataacaagggttatcaaaaacaaaaataaaatcagaatcatttattctacgtaattatcatggataaacttgttgatggtcaatgtgacatttttgaatttacgtcatttcgcaaggtgttacggctgaggagaagaaatgacaagaaactgcaacagcaacacatcttttaaaaaccaatgagggtatacattacaagttatttaataacagatgtatttattatttatttattattacaggttatttaataaaaagatgcatatgtatgttatccattaaattagaaggtttaacAAGGGcgaatctgtacagcgccatctatattttttttatttttttttgagaaacgCAGCCTGGAATGTCCCCCATTGAAGGAGAGAAACTGTCAAGCCAGCCAATGAAATAAAACACTTGAAGGATCAAGTAGAAAGCTTAGTCTCATTCTCAAATGTTATTGTCGCCTACTTCAGAATTACCTTTATGGAGAGTTGTTGTGTTTAAGAGAAAGCGGTGAATGCACGAGGTCCTTTCTCTTGCATTCCGAGTCGTCTCACTGGATGTTGCCAACGtgcaataaaataatgtataagtaTACTTAGTATAAAAAGAAAGTCTAATAAAAGTAtacaatggtgccgattcctgcaggcaaacctaagtttattttagctaagattacggtttaaatgtcaaaaactggATTTGTATTCTGGCTGCACATTTTAGATGACCCCTAATCTTCAATTTAGGATGACgtttctaaattactcaatttaggTTTAGGCGACAAAAAGCTATTGTATCAAACATTAATTTGACGTTAAActcttattctaaattaattttaaacttgCCGGATAAAATTAGGTTTTCTAAGATATATTTAGGTTTAAATGGTGTTTGCAAGAATCGGcaccattgttttaagtttacgcggttattatcataattaaaacacataataacgggttcttaccgcgtttaaagcagggacacggtaagaacccgttattattatgtgttttaattatcctaATAAAACTAGTATGtgactaaatactttttgtctatATGTTCTACATGATTTACATATATGGTCTACATGATGACGTCCAAACACCGGTGATCAATAACATTTCCGtgaacacaaaaatattctagATTCTAGTCCTTCGAACATCGGAAGTCAGTATCAATACaattaacacaaaaatattctagAATCTAGAATAATATATActgacttccggtgttcgaaaGACTATCccaaaattattttatagtttGAAGTTAGCAATAGAATCAAGAGTTTTAGCATAATTCCACTCCGGGGCACAGTTCCCTTCAATCAACGGGAGGAGATACAGAGCATTCTCCATCACGCACCACTCCactgcgagatatctatctaaaaatatataatatctatCTAAGAAAAGGTACGTATCTACGTAACTTTTAATAAGTAAGTGATGAAAGATGAAATTTTCTTGAATAAAGCGTAATAGAATACACAAATAAATGAGAGATGgacaaaataaactttttgtCCATATCTAAACTGATTCGCGGAAATtcgacacaaaaaaatatttaaatgagaTAATTGTGCTCAATTTTTTTTCGATCCAGTCCTgcccagaaaaaaaaatacaggctGTACACCAATGGCGAATGagacaaataaataatgaactGGATGATCAGCATCGACATGCAATGGGCGTGGTTGATCCAACCCACAACTTTAGTACTTATCAAATGTTTTGTCAATTCGACCATGAcattttttttgccgtgacttaatgtagatttgaggagctcggtggtgcagcggtaaacgcgctcggtctgcgattgttgaagttaagtaactttcgcaatggccggtcataggatgggtgaccacaaaaaaaagttttcatctcgagctgctccgtgcttcggaaggctgaGTTAATGAGCTGAGGATGAtgaatgtagatttgccgcagatggcattaactacttggccagacaaatggggagcgctgaaggctctcacccggtacaacgtttaagacaacaggcctgagggtggcctTGACCATGACCATGTTATTATTACAAAGTATGCCTTTGATCTTTATTTGTGTCAACCATAGAGCTACACCAGGCCTGAGGAGGGCCGGAGGGGAGTAGCCATAGCGGTGTTTACAGCGACATACCAGTCGTGGTATAAGCAAATCTATGCGTCAAAAGTGTATTCTCAAACttacattatgtaaataaattttaaaaaaaatcaattttaaattatCTTTCAGTTTTCTAGGGGAGAGAGGGGGACCTGTTACACGACTATGTAGTTGtacctattctattctataagtacgtacttaGCGTAGTCCTTCCAAGTCCAAAAATAGTTAAGATTACGTAAAAAATAACCTTCGACGATATTTAAACTATATTACAAGTTAGGACCTAtccacttaatttattttatagcaTTTTGGAAAAACGTAGGAGCTCTCTTccttctaataataaaattcagtaaaattctttatgaaaaataaactattttattttcttaaaaatgtATAACAAAATTACAAGTTAATAGaagacattatttttattttgacgagACTTTTCGCACGTTTGCTTCGAACAGTATCctctacttggccgggcaattGAGGACTCTCACGCGCTACTCCACTTTTCACAAGACTTGTATGGGCTTTATGTTGAGTTTCTTAGCCAGCTCATTACAGTGGAGTATCTGGTTGGGTGCGTATGTGATGGTTCCCTTCTTCTTCGTCTTCTCTTCGTTGATGCGCTCCTTGTCTCCAGGGGCTAAGACAGGCAGGGATGGGTCCACCTGTAACATTCAAAttaatcagtaagtattaattatcatcaagtaagtatttattattagttttcatctcgagctcctccgtgcttcggaaggcacgttaagccgttggtcccggctgcattagcagtcgttaataaccatcgatccgcactgggcccgcgtgatagtttaaggcccgatctccctatccatccatagggaaggcccgtgccccagcagtatggacgttaatgggctgataatgggTTAAAGCACTTATCAAGACGGGAAGACATGcatgcataaataaataaataattacattgagcacttcgaccaataaacgatacgaatgctatctactgtcgaaggcctcgatataattcgcgccgcgcgcggcatgCTTACCGTGCTGAACCTACTAgacttcttataccatgacccGAATATTTGTGTCTTTCCTCACCTCATTGTGGATTATAGGCATTTCTTATATACAAGATTACctcaaaattaagtaaataaaaaactgcAGGGAAAAATAACAATCAAAACTCAATAcgttttatttctttcaaactCACCGGTTCCATGTTCCTCCAATGTTGGAGACAGTCTGCCATCCTCTCTCCGAAGCAAGGCGCGAAGCACTCCGGATCGATAGCCACAAAGCACTGCCCTAGATTAGGACTTCCTTCGTCGCTCTTCAGCGCCCACGACCGAATGTTATGCGTCGAATTCGATCCTGGAAAATTCGGTTTTAGAAAAATATGTAAAACAAAAGAATCGATAATGAAATAACAAAGTAAGTAATTCCACAAAATAGATTGGTAACGTCGTTATTATAAGAGCAATAGGAATCAATGAGTCCTCAATTAGTTTAGCTGTTAAGATTTACGAGTGCACGAGACTAATGTGTTATATTTAAGTGACTGATAGCCACAAAcaaataacgaaaaaaaaatgaaatatacaTAACTAATAGAGATTGTAATTCACCTGTGCCAGTACCAGGAGTCATGTTGAATACGCATAAAGACTAGACTAAACTTAATAAtaggttttttaaaaaaaatactaagtacTCATCATGTCCCTATGTGCATTATCCCGATTCAAAAATATACGACTAAGCGTAATATGACTAAGTACAAATGTACCTGAAAGTCCACTGCAGAAGGCTTCCACCATAGCACTGAGTCCATAACCTTTGTACCCGCTGGTCTGTTCAAAGCCTCCCAAAGGTAACAGCCTGCCCGTTTTGAACGCCTGTAGAAATAATTACACTAATTAAACTGCCTAGCGAGTTTGCCGTAGCTTTTCCATCAGGAGTTcaattggaaaataaatatcGATAGTAGATTTCGAATAATTACCACTTGAGCGTCGTTGGTTGGTTTTCCATCAGGCCCAAGAGCCCATCCATCAGGGATCGGTTCTCCTTTGTGTATCTGCACCTCTATCTGTAAATAAGGTACTTATTGATAAATTAtctcattatctccctagcggcAACCGGAAATTTTCAAACTTAATGGGACATTTTAACTTACTTTACCCACGGCGACAGCAGTAGAAGCCATGTCAACAGATAAGAAGTCACCATTCTTAGCTGGAGCACTCATTGCCAGTGGATTTGTACCCAATGCACTctgaaaatttaaataagtaatgagACTTATGTTGGTCTCAAAGACCCATCCTTTTCTTTGACTGGCCAGAGCCAGTACAGATACTGGAGCTTATTGAAAATTTAAATGCAACTACGTAGGTTCACATGCTGCAGGCCCACATGCTccaaaatgacggatataacctgcTTCTTGTTATATTGTCGAACAAATCTTGGGTTGTGGATGCTTAAGAAGGCCGAGGTTGACATGGTTAGACCTCATCAAGGAGTGGATTGTGGCAATTCCGTATGGCCAGGGACTGGCTCACATTCCATGAGCTGATCGCGAGCACCCAGTAATGGAGCGACAAGAAGAAAACATAGGTTCAGCTCATTTCTGTATAGGAACTgctattaggcagccaaattactaaattgtatcaCAGTATCTtatgcttttttaaaaaaaaaaacgtctacggccatgtgccgaggtttttctgtcagcttcttttccccggctatactagttgtgggaagctgcagtagttttagatgggtgagacgttcgttacgtaaaaaagacgattcaaagtgtaactatgtcacctactgaaaaaagatatttttgaatttgaatttagtccTCCTTATACGTATCTTTCTATTTTTACTTTGTTCATCATTCGGTACAAATCTTAGAACAAAATGTTTTAAACACTTTCAAATCTTTTTTCGTGTGTTTCGACTCTGCCTCCACCCCTGCAGAATGTGTTAGTACTATTGTGTCGCGAAACATATTATTTAGTAAACGGAAACTATTTCAATATGTTACAaattaatcttaagtgcagttttcagaaACATAGTTGACTCGAtacttatagacggcgatacggctcaccgcctatcacgttggtctaacagaaagctgggtgaggcgtgggtacttagttcattttctGATGgatatgtacctctgactaccccaattgggatatagtcgtgagcttatgttatgttgtttgttgGAAGCTACTTGCCTGTTTGGCCCTCGTTGGCACCAGGATAGGAGAAGTGTTGGTGAATGCCATTCCTATGAGGCCCTCGCTCTTTGCCTTCTCTGCCCACCAACCTGCCATACCGAAGTGATTGCATCCTGGAAATGAAAAAATAGTGTGATTTCATCATAATAACTAATACCTACAAAAGTTGTATATAATGTACACTGTATATaaggtgttagagacatcgtaacgaaaactttaagtgATAATTCAACCATGTTTCCGAGttgatatttgatttgaaatcatgattatcatgaattttccgaacggaaattccaattgatatctactcagagtcatggtctgaatcatcctcctcagtattcgttacgatgtcactatacCCGGTATACCTAAACTAAACTTTACATGGGTATTTAAACTTTACATACCCGcttctcgccagttatgtttgtCTCATGTAAAGATCATTTATCAGAAGAAGACAAGGAGAAGAGATTATTATACACTGCGCGTCTCCTTGTCACGCAGGACAGCTGAAAGAAATCTCATTGTTAGAGATAAACtttcctgtacagtcatgagcaatatcatgtaaccattttagaaccctgtcgccctatcatattcgacatttaatgagacttacggtttaatttgtaaaaaaagttaatgtgagatagtttcaaagtgtatatatcgtggccatatcatagaattgatcatttcatgaaatgatcgaccatttcatgaaatggtcgtatttcatgaaatagaacaacattcgttggccacatcatgatgtggtttggccagatcaatgaacacaaaacgtttaacgatatgaccaactacatgcatgattacttcatgatatggccaaacgttagcgatcatatcgcaccccccgtggaaaaacgcagtaagtggactagcgacattttttttttattgcaccattcaattcagcgtacacgaatacaccttctcacaaattttcattaagatatcagtaaaaatgaagaaattattacaaaaacaatgaaattgtgcaacattgataaaaatatttttcccccataataagaaagtaagtataaatacgtgatttttttttggtattttcccatatagtaaagtcataataacacttacttcgattttacacgaaagttttttaggatggtcgagtcgtaagtaaacgtactgacatgtttcacgacattatacgacacgacagtggttgtacgtctagttacttcgttattccacgaatgttttagcgttactatttgttgtaactccagctacttgcctattctgcgaatcttttagtgtaacggtttggtgtaaatataatcacgtagttttttccaagcaaggtttacaattattattacgttatttcatttatcttcatttttcgatgatatattttacactatactcttcgtaaatatgaatacaactcttttaaagacaataatttgaatcatttgtcgtgttattctaattacctgcaaatatagactacttattaatgtcctaagtaaatatacttacttatcactagcgtaaatccctatgttttatttggttactgtacttacgccgtgccagcggcggcgggctgcacactcaaagaactcaaagagaggtattagaaagatataggccccgattcctggagacaccgtctaattttattttaagttatatctgtcattttcatatccgtcgaaaaggaaagagacggatgattcacagctcttaattttaggaagaatgagtaaattaatgtgtctggttattgactgatgtaaaattcttagacggttggtttagatttgtgcttaaaattgacgtgtgttccataaattttatgcttgtcgattacccgtccctttccttttcggcggataagaaaatgacagatataacttaaaataaaattagatggtatttacaggaattagcaccattagagaggtattacatctatccaccaatttttcgtcaatctcgactttttattcaaccaaaaatcgaccctattattactgtgctgagggagatcctttttttattttgggcgcctccattgtgtctgtattatttgtctttttgtctttgttttttttttctattttttttttatttctgtaatgtaagtttgtaaattttTTCCAATatgcgtccaatatggaaataaatattttctttctttctttcttctttctttctgtactgtgatcgttatttgtagggtcgtatgctgattgtggttttaccacggtaaaaccaagatcacctatagacaaaattattgccgacgaagtttataaaaaacgaccttattattattgctctgtgatcgttatttgtagagtgaaagctgattgtctatttgtgatcgtagttttaccacggtattccgtcagtcagcatacggccctacaaataacgatcgcattgtagtaataataaggtcgatttttgttagaataaaaagtcattattgacgaatgttggatagatgtaataattatctctctatttaatttgttcatggtggctactcgaagcgtgcatatctttgtgtggaagtaaaaaacccaaggattatacgtatgctcaacttggacaaaatcgaagatggtgagttatttacttataaatagactagctagattttaggtacctattaccttacctacttagtatattactatttattagactattaatattataaatattttgttttgtaaggtttacacagaagcagatcctacatacctacctaccctacctacctacctacctgacgacctacttgacgtaagttggtttggttaatgcgtgatgatgattgcactgctctgtactaattattaaagtaaactaagcatgcctatgtgcctattcggtgcttttaatctataaactaactacctatttaaattggggtgtgccgttttggtacattcgctatcacctggcatagcacctggtatatgaataaaataaagatatttgaacaaaaaactgttacgtgatcaactgtagtatttcggcttggttgtgaattatctacctaggtatataagttaacttttgcaaaaacacccttgattttgttgttatttgtgcgcttgagtttgatatacattttattattaacgcattggtactaaccttctatttaatacctaaataacgata
It contains:
- the LOC126374397 gene encoding uncharacterized oxidoreductase YjmC, translated to MPEVAIEEARRFMEESLQSVGTPAQQAKDHAALLLHADMTGHFSHGLNRLELYINDIRSGATDAKAQPVVLKQKGATAWVDGCDGLGATVGNFCMDLAIKKAKEVGVGWVAAKRCNHFGMAGWWAEKAKSEGLIGMAFTNTSPILVPTRAKQSALGTNPLAMSAPAKNGDFLSVDMASTAVAVGKIEVQIHKGEPIPDGWALGPDGKPTNDAQVAFKTGRLLPLGGFEQTSGYKGYGLSAMVEAFCSGLSGSNSTHNIRSWALKSDEGSPNLGQCFVAIDPECFAPCFGERMADCLQHWRNMEPVDPSLPVLAPGDKERINEEKTKKKGTITYAPNQILHCNELAKKLNIKPIQVL